The Juglans microcarpa x Juglans regia isolate MS1-56 chromosome 2D, Jm3101_v1.0, whole genome shotgun sequence DNA window TTTGTCTCCACCATAAGTCACCTTCCTTTCTGCATTGAAGTGTCCGATATAATTGCTTTCTTTTTGCATAATCAGCCAGTTCTTTTCTTCAATAGTACCATTAATTGCAGTAGTACTACATCGATTCTATTTCTCATATATTCACGTGTACAAAGATGATCTGCAGATGCTTTTGTTGCATCTCCAAAGAAGAGCAATCGGAGATCAGGTATATCATGTTTTTaccagattatatatatatatatatatatatatatatatatattcttaaactgtttttttttttcaatattaacTCTTTAAGTACTTTATTATCTTGTTATTTGTAGTGTAAGCAATAATATTAGGGATTATCCATGGGAAATGTACTCTCTCAACGAGCTTCTTCATGCAACAAAAAACTTCCATCAGGATAATAAGATTGGCGAAGGCGGGTTCGGAAGTGTTTATTGGGGTCGAACAAGTAAAGGCGTTGAGGTACTAATGATGTCTACTTtcattgtatttatttatatttacgTTTCTGAAGCGTTAAATTGTATCATGTAAGCAAGATTTGATGTGGTTGACCATGCAAAAGTAAAACAATATTTACAGGGTAGCCTTTTGGAATTTTCACGAAAATTAATAAAGTACTACTACCCAGATTAATTTATCTTACAGGTAGCTGTAAAACGATTAAAAACAATAAGTGCAAAGACAGAGATGGAGTTTTCTGTGGAAGTTGAAATTCTTGGACGGGTGAGGCATAAGAATCTCTTGAGTTTGAGGGGGTTTTATGCTGGTGGGGATGAGAGGCTGATTGTCTATGATTACATGCTTAATCATAGCTTGGTCACCCATCTGCATGGTCACCTCGCTGAAGATTGCCTGCTAGATTGGCCTCGGAGGATGAGCATAGCCATTGGATCAGCAGAAGGTTTAGCGTGAGTATTAGCATATATGAGTACTAAtacttctcttcttttgtactttATCTGAtcatgaaaaataatgtttttttattttgaaagaagAAATTATCAAGACAACGTACGTATGTATGTGTAATTACAAGTACTAAAAACCAAACTTTATTGATGTATTAAATTAgccaaaaattaattaactgTTCAAagtacttatatttttaatatttatgcgTCGTTTCAATATTGTTAAGGTACTTGCACCATGAGTCCAGTCCTCATATAATTCACCGAGACATAAAGGCAAGTAATGTCCTCTTAGACGCTGAATTTGAAGCAAAAGTTGCTGATTTTGGTTTTGCAAAGCTAATACCGGATGGTGTTACTCATCTGACTACTAGAGTGAAGGGAACTCTAGGATATCTAGCTCCTGAATATGCCATGTGGGGGAAGGTTTCCGAGAGGTGTGATGTCTATAGCTTTGGCATTTTATTGTTAGAGATTATCAGTGCGAAAAAGCCATTAGAAAAACTCCCAGGTGGTGTCAAGCGTGATATTGTGCAATGGGTGACGCCATATGTCCAAAAGGGTGCTCTAAATCATATTGCTGACCCAAGGATGAAGGGCAAGTTCGATAGAGAACAACTAAACTCGGCTGTCATGATTGCATTGAGATGCACAGATAGCAGCCCAGAAAACAGGCCTGGCATGATACAAGTGGTGGAGTTGCTCAAGGGTGTTGTTGGGAGGAGTAAGAAAGAGGCATATTATGAGGATGACATGGCTGACGAAGACGATAatattgaagaaaagaacaagacTGATACCTATATTTATGAAGACTTTGGAGTGGAACCATCTGATGATGTGGGAACCACATGGGTCAAGCcgaaaattaaatgagatgatcatattctaattttacttttgtgaaatttgaaaTGCATATTAATTTCAGCAtcagtattttttatatatataatatatgtagcCAAGCAATGCGACAGACAGTATATATCATGACTTGGTCTTCCGATTTATAAGGTACACATTGAAGAACAAGAGGTAGGGtacattttcttccttttcttttcctatttgaTTTATTATACTAAAGGCATTCATTGTCCCTACATTTGTGAAGAAACAAG harbors:
- the LOC121249216 gene encoding PTI1-like tyrosine-protein kinase At3g15890, whose product is MICRCFCCISKEEQSEISVSNNIRDYPWEMYSLNELLHATKNFHQDNKIGEGGFGSVYWGRTSKGVEVAVKRLKTISAKTEMEFSVEVEILGRVRHKNLLSLRGFYAGGDERLIVYDYMLNHSLVTHLHGHLAEDCLLDWPRRMSIAIGSAEGLAYLHHESSPHIIHRDIKASNVLLDAEFEAKVADFGFAKLIPDGVTHLTTRVKGTLGYLAPEYAMWGKVSERCDVYSFGILLLEIISAKKPLEKLPGGVKRDIVQWVTPYVQKGALNHIADPRMKGKFDREQLNSAVMIALRCTDSSPENRPGMIQVVELLKGVVGRSKKEAYYEDDMADEDDNIEEKNKTDTYIYEDFGVEPSDDVGTTWVKPKIK